In Felis catus isolate Fca126 chromosome A2, F.catus_Fca126_mat1.0, whole genome shotgun sequence, the following proteins share a genomic window:
- the ZYX gene encoding zyxin, protein MAAPRPPPAISVSVSAPAFYAPQKKFGPVVAPKPKVNPFRPGDSEPPPAAGAQRAQMGRVGEIPPPPAEDFPPPPPPILGDGDDSEGALGGAFPPPPPPIEEPFPPAPLEEEIFPSPPPPLEEEGGPEAAIPPPPQPREKVSSIDLEIDSLSSLLDDMTRNDPFKARVSSGYVPPPVATPYIPKSNTKPATGGTAPLPPWKSPSSSQPLPQAQAQPLSQTQFHVQPQVKPQVQLHVQPQPQPQAQPQPQPVPFANTQPRGPPAPSPAPKFSPVASKFTPVASKFSPGAPGGPGSQPNQKLGSPEAPSSSSTGSPQSPSFTYAQQKEKPRVQEKQHPVAPPAQSHNQVRSPGAPGPLTLKEVEELEQLTQQLMQDMEHPQRQNVAVNESCGRCHQPLARTQPAVRALGQLFHITCFTCHQCEQQLQGQQFYSLEGAPYCEGCYTDTLEKCNTCGQPITDRMLRATGKAYHPQCFTCVVCSCPLEGTSFIVDQANRPHCVPDYHKQYAPRCSVCEGPIMPEPGREETVRVVALDKNFHMKCYKCEDCGKPLSIEADDNGCFPLDGHVLCRKCHTARAQT, encoded by the exons ATGGCGGCCCCCCGCCCGCCTCCCGCGATCTCCGTGTCGGTCTCCGCTCCGGCTTTTTACGCCCCGCAGAAGAAGTTCGGCCCGGTGGTGGCCCCAAAGCCCAAAGTGAATCCTTTCCGGCCCGGGGATAGCGAGCCTCCCCCGGCCGCCGGGGCCCAGCGGGCGCAGATGGGCCGGGTGGGCGAGATCCCCCCGCCGCCCGCGGAAG ACTTtcccccgccaccccctcccATCCTTGGGGATGGCGACGACTCGGAGGGCGCTCTGGGAGgtgccttcccacctccccctccccctatcGAGGAACCGTTTCCCCCTGCGCCTCTGGAGGAGGAGATCTTCCCTTCCCCACCGCCTccactggaggaggagggagggcctgAGGCCGCCATACCTCCCCCCCCACAG CCCAGGGAGAAGGTGAGCAGTATTGATTTGGAGATCGACTCTCTGTCCTCACTGCTGGATGACATGACCAGGAATGATCCCTTCAAAGCCCGG GTGTCATCTGGATATGTACCCCCACCAGTCGCTACTCCATACATTCCCAAGTCCAATACTAAGCCTGCAACTGGGGGCACAGCACCCCTGCCTCCTTGGAAGTCCCCTTCTagctcccagcctctgccccaggcTCAGGCTCAGCCTCTGAGCCAGACCCAGTTCCACGTGCAGCCCCAGGTCAAGCCTCAGGTCCAGCTTCAcgtgcagccccagccccagccccaggcccagccccagccccagcctgtgcCTTTCGCGAACACCCAGCCTCGAGGACCCCCAGCCCCATCACCGGCCCCAAAGTTTTCTCCAGTGGCTTCCAAGTTTACTCCTGTGGCTTCCAAGTTCAGCCCTGGAGCCCCAGGTGGACCTGGGTCACAGCCTAATCAGAAGTTGGGGTCCCCTGAAGCTCCCTCTTCCAGTAGCACAGGCTCCCCTCAGTCCCCCAGCTTCACCTATGCTCAGCAGAAGGAGAAGCCCCGAGTGCAGGAGAAGCAGCATCCAGTGGCCCCACCAGCGCAAAGCCACAATcag GTCCGCTCCCCTGGGGCCCCGGGACCTCTGACTCTGAAGGAGGTGGAGGAGCTGGAGCAGCTGACCCAGCAGCTGATGCAGGACATGGAGCACCCTCAGAGGCAGAACGTGGCTGTCAACG AGTCCTGTGGCCGGTGTCATCAGCCCCTGGCACGCACGCAGCCTGCAGTTCGGGCTCTGGGGCAGTTGTTCCACATCACCTGCTTTACCTGCCACCAGTGTGAGCAGCAGCTGCAGGGACAGCAGTTCTACAGCCTGGAGGGGGCGCCCTACTGTGAGGGCTGCTACACC GACACCCTGGAGAAGTGCAACACCTGCGGGCAGCCCATCACTGACCGCATGCTGAGGGCCACCGGCAAAGCCTACCACCCGCAGTGCTTCACCTGTGTGGTCTGCTCCTGCCCGCTGGAGGGCACCTCCTTCATTGTGGATCAGGCCAACCGGCCCCACTGTGTACCCGACTACCACAA GCAGTACGCCCCCAGGTGCTCGGTCTGCGAAGGGCCCATCATGCCTGAGCCTGGCCGCGAGGAGACCGTGCGAGTGGTCGCTCTGGATAAGAACTTCCACATGAAGTGCTACAAGTGTGAG gacTGCGGGAAGCCACTGTCCATTGAGGCGGATGACAACGGCTGCTTCCCCCTGGATGGCCACGTGCTCTGCCGGAAGTGCCACACTGCCAGAGCCCAGACCTGA